In the genome of Streptomyces sp. SLBN-118, the window ATGACCGTGATGTGCCCGGCGGCCAGCAGCCGTTCGCGGTTGGCGAGATAGTCCGAGGAGTGGATCACGGGGACGGCCGGGGCATCGGCGAGGGGCCGCAGCGGCCCGGGGACGTACGGCTCGGTGCCGACGCCGAGCACGAGGTGTCTGCTGTAGGCGCGGCCCAGGGCCTCGGCCTCGCCGTCGGCGTCGAGCTGGGTGAAGTCCACCTCGAACAGGTTGCGTTCGGTGTTCCAGCGGACGGCGTCGACCTGATGGCCGAAGTGCAGCCCGGGCAGACTGTCGCAGGCCCAGCGGCAGTACGCGTCGTATTCGGCGCGCTGGATGTGGAACCGCTCGGCGAAGTAGAAGGGGAAGAGGCGGTCCCGGGAGCGCAGGTAGCTGAGGAACGACCAGGGGCTGGCCGGGTCGGCGAGGGTCACCAGGTCGGCGAGGAACGGGACTTGGAGCGTGGTGCCCTCGATCAGGAGGCCGGGGTGCCAGCTGAAGGCGCGCCGCCGCTCGTAGAAGGCCGTGGCGAGGCCGCCGGGGACGCCGTGGGCGAGGGCGGCGAGGGAGAGGTTGCAGGGGCCGATGCCGATGCCCACGAGGTCGTGCGGCTGGTCGGGTTCTGGTGCGGGCGTGCCGGTCATCGGGGGGTGCCTTCCACGAGTTCGATCAGGACTTCTTGGATCAGAGCGGTCAGGTCGCCGGGGGTGGCGTGGGGGTTGAGGAGGGTGGCCTTGAGCCACAGGCGGCCGTCTGCGCGGGCCCGGCCGAGCACGGCGCGGCCCTTGGTGAGCAGGGCGCGGCGGATGGCGGCGGTCTGTTCGTCGCCGGCCGCGGCGGGCCGGAAGAGCACGGTGGTGAGGGTGGGGTGTTCGTAGAGCTCCAGTTGCGGTTGCTTCTCGATCAGGTCGGCGAGTTGTCCGGCGGCGGCGCAGGTGCGGTCGACGAGCGCGGCCAGGCCGGTACGGCCGAGTGCCCGGAGGGTGACGGCGATCTTGAGGATGTCGGGGCGGCGGGTGGTGCGCAGGGAGCGGCCGAGCAGATCGGGCAGGCCGGCCTCGGTGTCGTCGTCGGCGTTGAGATAGTCCGCGCGGACGGCGAGGGGCGCCAGGAGTGTCCGGTCGGGGACGGCGAGCAGGCCGGCGGCGACCGGCTGCCAGCCCAGCTTGTGCAGGTCGAGGGTGACGGAGTGGGCGCGGTCGAGACCGTTCAGTTTGGTGCGGTGCTGCTCGCTGTACAGGAGCGGTCCGCCGTAGGCGGCGTCGATGTGGAGTTCGGCGCCGTGGCGGTCGCACAGGTCGGCGATCTCGGGGAGTGGGTCGATCCGCCCGGTGTCGGTGGTTCCGGCGGTCGCTGCGACGAGGCGGGGGCCGGGCAGATCGGTGAGGGCCTCGTCGAGTGCGGCGAGGTCCAGGACGCCCGCGGGCGAGGGTACGGTCACCGGTTCGGGCAGGCCGAGCAGCCAGGCGGCGCGGTGCAGTGAGTGGTGGGCGGCGGCCCCGCAGATCACCTGGAGGGCGCCGTGGCGTTCGCGGGCGAGGAGCAGGCCGAGCAGGTTGGACTCGGTACCGCCGGTGGTGACCAGGGCGTCCGGGTCCTGATGGCGGGGGTAGACCTCCGCGGCCAGTGCCCGGCTCACCAGGGCCTCCAGCTCGGAC includes:
- a CDS encoding aminotransferase class V-fold PLP-dependent enzyme is translated as MSTPLPGRPALAGGTAGPDALRPLLAVVLDALGDGAAARGGPLPGGGPQAVAARVREAVEPVLPDHGTGADEALRTLVRTLAHGAADPANPLCAAHLHTSPLALAVAADLAASALNPSLDSWDQAPAASELEALVSRALAAEVYPRHQDPDALVTTGGTESNLLGLLLARERHGALQVICGAAAHHSLHRAAWLLGLPEPVTVPSPAGVLDLAALDEALTDLPGPRLVAATAGTTDTGRIDPLPEIADLCDRHGAELHIDAAYGGPLLYSEQHRTKLNGLDRAHSVTLDLHKLGWQPVAAGLLAVPDRTLLAPLAVRADYLNADDDTEAGLPDLLGRSLRTTRRPDILKIAVTLRALGRTGLAALVDRTCAAAGQLADLIEKQPQLELYEHPTLTTVLFRPAAAGDEQTAAIRRALLTKGRAVLGRARADGRLWLKATLLNPHATPGDLTALIQEVLIELVEGTPR